A region from the Drosophila takahashii strain IR98-3 E-12201 chromosome 2L, DtakHiC1v2, whole genome shotgun sequence genome encodes:
- the LOC108056564 gene encoding zinc finger HIT domain-containing protein 1 has protein sequence MTGRESNRIKDAEKKRVLDATARQRRARKALEALEQDNFHDDPHADLVMSKKLPKFQDNLKTGKEKKGKRKGAEYFRAKYRKNFQQLLEEDKDKRPNYESAAAPPPQKPVRHFCAVCGNFSLYSCTACGTRYCRVRCLNTHQDTRCLKWTA, from the coding sequence ATGACGGGTCGCGAATCCAATCGCATCAAGGACGCTGAGAAGAAGCGTGTCCTGGATGCCACTGCCCGGCAGAGGCGCGCCCGCAAAGCTCTGGAGGCCCTGGAGCAGGACAACTTCCACGACGATCCCCACGCCGATCTGGTCATGTCAAAGAAGCTGCCCAAATTCCAGGACAACCTGAAGACGGGCAAGGAGAAGAAGGGCAAGCGCAAGGGCGCCGAGTACTTCCGGGCCAAGTATCGCAAGAACTTCCAGCAGCTTCTCGAGGAGGACAAGGACAAGCGGCCCAACTACGAGAGTGCCGCCGCGCCGCCTCCCCAAAAGCCCGTGCGGCATTTCTGCGCCGTCTGCGGCAACTTCTCGCTGTACTCGTGCACCGCCTGCGGAACGCGTTACTGCCGCGTCAGGTGCCTCAATACGCACCAGGACACGCGATGCCTCAAGTGGACCGCCTGA
- the Tfb5 gene encoding general transcription factor IIH subunit 5 codes for MVNVMKGVLVECDPAMKQFLLHLDEKLALGRKFIIQDLDENHLFISTDIVEVLQARVDDLMDRISFPLHDKDA; via the exons ATGGTAAATGTTATGAAAGGAGTGCTGGTGGAGTG TGATCCTGCTATGAAACAATTCCTGCTGCATTTGGACGAAAAGCTGGCACTGGGTCGCAAATTTATTATCCAGGATCTGGACGAGAACCATTTGTTCATCTCCACGGACATTGTGGAAGTGCTGCAGGCGCGAGTGGACGATTTAATGGACCGGATAAGCTTCCCGCTGCACGACAAGGACGCTTAA
- the SelT gene encoding thioredoxin reductase-like selenoprotein T homolog CG3887, whose product MEALNGRNMALLVLCLCAAYALVLAEGEKEIPATKLGQNIAPTMTFLYCYSCGYRKAFEDYVGLLGDKYPQIQVNGGNYDPPGLNYYLSKIIFALKIIIIVSVVSAQSPFAFLGLNTPSWWSHLQANKIYACMMIFFLGNMLEGQLISSGAFEITLNDVPVWSKLQTGRFPSPEVLFQIIDNHLQFTEKVQENPDFVK is encoded by the exons atgGAAGCGCTGAACGGAAGGAATATGGCCCTGCTGGTGCTCTGCCTGTGCGCCGCCTATGCCCTGGTGCTCGCCGAGGGCGAGAAGGAGATACCGGCCACGAAACTCGGCCAGAACATAGCGCCTACGATGACTTTTCTTTATTG CTACTCCTGCGGCTATCGCAAGGCCTTCGAGGACTACGTGGGCCTGCTGGGCGACAAGTATCCACAGATTCAGGTCAACGGCGGCAACTACGATCCGCCGGGTCTGAACTACTACCTCTCCAAGATTATATTCGCTCTGAAGATCATCATTATTGTATCGGTGGTCAGTGCGCAGTCACCGTTTGCCTTCCTGGGGCTAAACACGCCCAGTTGGTGGAGCCATTTGCAGGCCAACAAGATCTACGCCTGCATGATGATCTTCTTCCTGGGCAACATGCTCGAGGGCCAGCTCATCTCATCGGGGGCCTTTGAAATCACCCTAAACGATGTGCCCGTCTGGTCGAAACTGCAAACGGGTCGCTTTCCCTCGCCGGAGGTCCTCTTCCAGATCATCGACAACCATCTGCAGTTCACCGAAAAGGTTCAGGAGAATCCGGACTTTGTTAAATAA